In Coffea eugenioides isolate CCC68of chromosome 4, Ceug_1.0, whole genome shotgun sequence, the genomic stretch CATACTGCAGCTTCTTGTTGAATGTCCTTGTGTGGTTGTTTCTTCTGTTAATTTGGTTTGAGTTTGTATGCATTTGTGTGTCCTCTCTATAGTCTATGATCTAATTTACAAAACAGAAACATGGTTTATTCCAAAAGTTTGTCGAATGGCCACCAGCATTACATACCCATCAACAAACAATTCAAATGTGTACAAACTAAAACATCCAACAGAAAAGTTAAACCGGTTCACTCCTCAACATTTTCTAtacttctttttcctctctctcttcctcaGGGATTGTGTTTCTAGTGTGTCTTGGTCTTGTGTTTCTGACACACAAAACCTTCAGCCTGGGCTTGTTAAAATAGGCCCCTACCAGAGGAGGTTATTGACACAAGGGATTCTGGTCAAAAGGGCCTTATTTTAATAGAGTAACAGGCATTAGGGGTTGTTTACCTGATGATAGAACTAGAATTCAAGGcattatttgttttcctttttctccatCTTTTCAACTTTTTGCAGGGTTCAGATTATGGTTCTTTGCATGTTTATTTCCACTTTTTGCATGCTCGTCAATCCTGTATAATATACTAGTATAATTCATTagttaaaaaacaaaaactccACATTTCAAACTTTCAGATTCTTGTTTCTTATATTTTGTCCTGCAAGTTTTGGCGTATTAGTAAGACAAGTGGAGAATGTTTACCACTGTAGATTGGAACTCATTGACTGTTGATTCTTGAGTCTAAAATGAAGTGGAGTTTAATTGGACAACTACTTGATATAATGATGAATCTGTATGAATGGTCGCTACATAATGATTGCAGTACCAATACAGGTAGAGTAAATGAAGGATTGTACAAAGCGGACATTTTTTGGTGGACCATATATAAGACACATGATTTGCACAAACATGAAGATAATGATTACCATcagaaaaatgtaaaatataCACTAGAATAGAGACACATCATGATGATGCAAAAAATAAAGTATATCATTTTTGACTTGCTATTTTTGAGAATCATCATAACCTAAATCATAATCAAGATTATCATGATTTATGAATTTTGACCTTGAATAACTAAAAGTAAAAGATTCTCAGTAGCACTTCTACCAATGAACTTTTGTTTAGTGTTAGGGAAAGATTTTAAATTCGAAATCTCACATTGACACCTCTCACATATACTTATATGTTCCTCTGTATCATTTAACACATCCCTCCCTCCTTCCGCCAATGAACTTGTGCACTAGTAATCTTGTAACGTTATTTGTTTGTTTTAGTGGTAGTGAAGGCAATATTTGACTTTCTACTGCCGGTAGAAATTAATATAATTTTGTGCAGTAAACGAGGTAAACAATATTTTGATGGGAGTTATATTTTGAAGGTTTAATAACTAAATGGCCCTTGTAATATGGAGTAAGTAGCAAATTGCCCTCTATAATTAGAAAACCTACAAATTATTCACTGGAAAAATTAACCAAACACTTGGGTTATATTTTAGGTATGAAAAGACAATGATGCCTTCGGATATACAATGCTTTGATAGTTTCAGCCTAAGGAaatgatattattatattttttaattaaaaaagtcTATCTAGGAAAAATGACAATACAATTGTAGATATAAATAATTATAGACTTCCATGAATTATTTATAGTAAATAAATATTCTAGTTACTTATGATAATTTATTctatttaaatatttttcattagaAAATGATGACATGCATTTAAACATCAAAAGAAATTATTAataagaacaaagaaagaaaattgaaagTGAAACACTTTTGATGAatatttacttttcatttttgaTAGAATGCTTTTTTATAGGAAAACTAAAAAATACATTTAACGATTGAATAATATCAAGGTTATGCATATATGTATTTCAatgtcatttttctttctttgaaagtgaaatatacatatgtacatacatacatacatacataaatgtacatatatatataagcattgaatattacatatatatatatttaaagatATATTATTATTCTATTACCATTTCCTAGACACAAAATGTTTTTtgctacaaaaaaaatatagtaaCATCCTTTCCGAAGAATAAAATGAAGAAATCATTATGTAATCAAGGGTATGACTATCTTTTCACACCTAAAATTTAATCCAGATGCTTGACCAAGTGTTTGTAGAAAGGCAATTCATGTATTTTCTAATTACAAAGGAGCAACTTGCAATTAAGCATATCTTGAATTAACTTTCATTAGAAATCCAATTGCATTACATAAATCAGAATGGGAAGGGATTCTGTGAAATTGTGAAAACAATTGCACCATCTAATTGATGGCCTAGGTGGgtgaatttaaaataaaatagtggGTTTGATTATGATATATAATTTtcaacaaatgaaaaacttatcTATATTTTTACACATTATTATCTTAGTGTCTATATTTATTACATTACTATGTATATATGGCGTCATAGTAGTACATATATTCCATCATGCAGTTAACATTAGTGATTGCATGGTAATTGCGGAGCCCCGGATAGAATATGCATCTTAGGCCATGTTTGGATTACtattttctagaaaaaaatATTTGCGTTTTCTGTTGACACATTTCCTTAGCATTTTGCACCATTGCCAGCTGAAAAATAGTTTCACCTAAGAAGCTTTGGATCACTTTGCAGTGGAAAAGTCGAATAAGATCCAACATCTAGAAAGAAAATAATGTTGCTCCTCTTTTTATTAACAGAATGGCCCTTTTGTGGTCCTCATAAATTTGAAAATCATTAATGAATtattttatggattaattttttctacAGTGAGGATGTATATACTATCTGCGTTAGATGAATAAcaattatgcaaaatttgaatttgaaatttaacttttacacATATGTCATAGATCCAACggtgataatgtatacactgccagtatatataagatttactcttattttatttgtaacTTAACCTCTTAATTGATGAAATAAATTACTCATGTGGTAGTTAATTAACCAGAGATTTGATTGAAAAGGTTCTTGGACATTGTCTCCTTCCTCAAATAATTGGATTTGAACAACTGCAATCTTTTTCCTCAATGCTATTTTTCCcacattaatttttttcacaccatttaaagaataaaataatcTAGAGATACCATATAGCCTCTTGttcacttcaaatttttttttttctaaataaaaGAGAAAGATATTTTGCCTtatattttcaccactttagaGGTGGCCAATTTCATGTAGGCGTCTTTCCCCACTTTGAAGAAGTATATGGTAACCACCTGCATGTTAGAATATGTAGTGAATTAGAAAATGAggtgaaaatatgaaaaaaaaattagggaatTTATTTtcagaaaaaccctttttgcaTTCATTTAATATAGTAGTGTCCTTTTCCAATTGAAGTCAGGAATGCATCAACCACTGGAAGAAATGTAGACATTCAACTACTTGGGGAATCCTATCAAAGGAGGCTCCACATGCCcactccctttttttataactgacgtttaagaaatttgctctagtgtacttttatctgtcgttttattatccccatacagcattaattaatttttcacaattttacccttttatctctctttttcaatacagggttcttaattactactcctagtAATTAGTTTGGTGGGAGTTAGTTTGCATTGCTTTTGGCCTAATAAAACAACACCATTTAGtactctagtgagagaaaacatgggtgaattggacaattaatgagggtataaagtagtgtatagatttaagcaatgaaagtgcaaaaccttaaacgtcagttatttAGTAGTATTACTTTAATTGAAACCCACTCACATTTCCCATCCACTTCTGCTGCAAAGATAAGGATGTATTCTTTCTTGATATTGGCCCATGATAAAGTGTCACTCTCCTTGTAAAGCAAAGAGTATTCATGTTATCTCAGTGGAAACATGCCCTTTTTGTAAAGTTGGCATGAAAGAATAGATTCCCACCCACAACCTAAAAAAAAGAGTGAGTTTTTACTTAATAAATTGCAACCATATATCTTCTTAAAACTCGTGTTAGTGACATGTATAATGTTTGCTTGCTTGTAATATTCTGATTATGTATATTAAAAAAAGAACATTACATCATGTATTGCTTAGATATGAAGGAGATTAATTAGACGGAATTGCTTTGAAAGTTTTATATGTCACCTTTTTTTTGATAAAGTGCACAAAAGGCTGCCAGCCTGTTGAATTTGACatagaaataataaaagtatACCCTTTAAAATTAATTGTAAAGCATTATTCTTGAACAgctttatcatttttttttgcacaTTCTCTCTTGATTTCAACAGCACCAATTAtataaatgcatattttgacAGAGACATTGAATTCTTCAAGCCTATACTCTACTCTACTCTACTAGAGAATATATAGCATACAGGCCTCATTCCCTGTGCAGAAGATATTCATCTGGTTTCAGGCTTTCAGGCTTCAGCCATTAGGAATCAAAAGGTTCTGCCTGCCTTATATGCCTGAAGGAACTATCCAATTATTTTGCTCGAGCTGTTgttctttgtttattttcaaatttttttcctaGTAAAGAAAGGATGAAATTTAAGAAGGAATTAGAACTCAAAATCTTCACGTTTTCATACCTCAACCTTAGccaaaattaattattagaatCATTTGATGCTTGATTTTGAGCAATAAGTTGCCCTTCTTGAGCCCCCCTCAAGAAAGAAGATAATGAATTTggattttgagtgaaaatggcAGCTTGAATTTAGACCAAATATCACTTGACTATGGAATTAGTGAGGGTTTTAATACTTTGATTACCACATTACAAAGGTAAACAACTTTAAAATATCGGTTTCTAACTTGAAAAATGTGCAAAATggaccccaaaaaaaagaactaGTCTCtctaactttatttttttttggtcaatcaATTCGATAAATCAGCCAACTCATGGACAAAGAGggataattgaaaaatgtgcCATCTAAGCATGGGAATATTGTAGGGAATCCCCTCAATTTTCCATCACAACACCACCTATCAGAACTGTTAGCTTGTCCTATAAACAGTGCCTGTGCCAGGTTAGAAATCACTAATCAAAACATCCCACTATGTTCTATTACAAGATGACGATGGCTCACTGAAAAGATGAACAAACTGGAAAGCATGTGATGCAATCTTTATTGTACGAAAAAGCTTTGTAGTTTTTCTACCATCTTTCTGGAAGAAAGCACAAATGCGCTGTTTTCTTTATAGACATATCAGACTATGAAAGCCCCAAATGTATAACAAGATGTTTTGGTTTTATATGAAAATAGACAAGCtaggaaacaaaggaaaagcaAGGTTTGCCGTGCTCAAATTGAACTTCAGAAAGCAAGTTTGCTTTCAAATCCCACGATATTTAGTTCTCAAAAAGAGAATTAAGAGAGACAAACATCAATTAACATATGTTTTATTACATGGTTTTTCCATACTGCAAAATATCAGAACTAATCAACTTGAATGTTCTGACATGAATTGTGCAAACATGTATAAGATTGACTACTAGAGGAAACACTACAAAAAATCAGAACTGATCAACTTAAAGGTTCTGACATGAATTGTGCAAATATTATAAGATTGGCTACTAGAGGAAACATGGGCTACCTTTAGTCACAGAAAATAGAAATTTGGACCAAGTACAAAACTGAATCATGAAACATTTTAGAAGAATGCGTGACTCTGATCCAGAAATGTTTTAATTAATCAGGAAAACTAAAAATCTTTTTCTCATTCTGCATAATGTTCAAAGACTATACCTCTTTCACTTTCAAGCTTCCCCATACGTACCGTTcagttattcatttattttatcaaCATATCACATTATTGATAAAAGTAAAGTATACTGTGTGAAAATCTGTAGATTCTGCTATAGCCTGAAGTCTCTTTGGCTGAATAAGCAAAACTTTTAGAATTCatacttcattttctttttttgcagcATGATCTTATGAAATTTCTTAAACCATTATCATATCAACCAAGATGCGGTACACTAACATTTCTTTGAAACGATTTATAGTATTAGATAAGATGGACCATAGAGGAATTTGTTGGTGTCTCTCTTAGTTGCAGTGGTTCGTCTGTGGTATTAACCAATTATGAAAATATCCCCTTAAGATAGGgaaaaaaattctttatcttacACACATTGTTCGGATTCTAGAGCATTTATGCGCTCCATGGAAATGTAGATTCTGATGCCGGAGGAACCTTTTACGGGATGAGACTTTatcttttttgaatttttgaatttttggagGAGATGATACACCAATACCAAAGTCTTTGAGCAATAGTAACTGTCAATCTTCAATTTCCAATTTTCCCCGTCAAAGTTACTAATGGCATTGACAAGAATTGTTAATATATGAATTTTTGAGAACtgttatacatatatattactCCAGCAAGTGATGATTAATATGCAATAACGATAGGGAGTGACAATGGAGGTTCCACGATTATGTACAAAAAATTTTATGTCATTCTTAAGATAATAAGATTACGAGAAACCTACAAAAGTTGGTGTAATACTGCGAGGAATAATAACATAGAATTGGAGgtaattcttttgtttatttttattaagatTAGTCAAACAGTACATGCTTTGCATGTTAGTTCGTTACCTCTATTCTAGCTAGTGAAACGATAATCATCTCAAAACTAATAAAAAGAAGGGTAAAATATGCTATTCCACGTAACTTTCCTGtagtttcaaaagttaaatATCATCCCCTTATAGTTTGAACTCAAGTATCAAAGTGACAGAATTTGCATTCCATTGCATGACGGAAtcaactaaaatatcaaaaatacccctatataaaattagaaattatttattaaccatagAGAAGTTATCTATATATTTTGGAAACCATACAAGGGTTACATGATAAAGTACTAAACAAAAAGTGGGTTATGTggtaaaatacaaaaacaaCAAGAGGTTAAAGTATCATGCatattttgtttatatattttggtcacttCGGTCATTTTAACTTTTAAATAATGTTAATTTCAACATTTCAGTGAGTTCCGTTATAGAggatcattttcatcattttgatattttagtccAAATCATGAGAGGATTATGCAAATAATCACTAAACCACAGGCGAGGTAAAGTGTATTTTActctaaaaagaaaaagagttttATGGTTTAAGCTATTCCAAATTATGTTTATCTAAGAAGAATGAATCATCGGTTTAGTAGAGATGTTCTACATTTATATCATAATGTAGATATAACActcaaaaaatatttaatcaGACCATGTGATTAATAATTTTGTCACAAAGTATAGATTGCTTTTTTTTTAACCTGTCTTGTCTTATTACTCCTCAGTTGGAGGCATACTTATATAAGCATACTTATGTTATGGGTCCTAATAGTTAATGATGCAAAAATTGTTCTCCAAATAAATTTACTACCTTTTAGTCCTTCACTCATATTAATTAAAAGCAAAACTTCTACAACAGTTGAAACTCCTTTGGATTTTCACCTAGAATAAGCCAAATTACATGAGTATATTAATGCAATAAATTTGGTAACTAAAATATGAATTTCTATTTTGAGTAGCTAATAAGAACCCAAGAAAAGGCGAACTTAAACAAAAATGCCTCATAtgtttttcttgccttttgctTTTCTTAAATAGATATTAGCTccttatttatttgatttagaATAATGTTTCTTATTCTTTCGAAGAGTTAGTTTTGGACTTACAATGCCATGATTATTTTCCCattaagtaaaaaaataaaaatgtatatattatttTCCAAATATCGTTACTTCCAGTGTTAAGTACATGAAATGATTTACCATCAAGGTTAATAAGGAGAAAATATTCTGAAAGATGTTACCTTGATTGGTAATTCTTCCAAGTTAGCCGTTAAAATTAGGCATTAATTATATTGAAATTACTGGAATCATTGAATTAGAATTAGAAATTGTAAAATTTTGTATTAGAAATATGCTAGAAAACGTGTTCATCTTTAGATGACACATCTATCATTACCTTTAGACATATCACGTAAACTTCTTGTTAATTAAACTAACCTAAATAAAAATGTTCATTTCCCAGCAACTTAAACTCTGCCCAAAAGCATAGTAGACAAATTTGATAGTAAATATATTGCTAAAGATGTATAATAATGACTTGGAATATTTTTAGTCAAAGAATATTCACTTTTAGACTGCTTTAAAAAACTGAATAGCTTGACAAAGAGTACAAGATAGATTTAAAAAATGGTCAAAATTTAGATAATTACATAAAAATCTCATAATCCTCAATCCATATAATCTGTCCATTACTCTGCTAATTCAAACGTTCGAGATGGGAACTATCTCATCTATTTGTAACAAAGGATACATTTATATCCACTAGTAGgattgattttcatttttcatgcaAAAGAGCACGCAAAAATCCTTGTAGTTCTTTCTTGCATCACCAATTATTGCAATTTTAATTTCCTCAATTAGTTTCTTTCAAGGATGGAACTTATTGGCAATAAAATAGCATCATATTGCTGCATTGTCAAGTTTCACAATTATAAGAAATCCTCAACCGGTAAATGAAATGCTAAGGAATTATTTGTGATCACATTTACCAACGAATGTAATTTTTTGGTCCAACATGGATATACCCTAGATAGTGTTTCTGCTCTAGGAGCATATGTCCAAAGAAAGAGCTGAATATTTAAATCGAagattgaaaatttaaaaagatATACAAAACCAGACAATAGACTTGATACACCTAAATTCAATACTTTAGGGCGGCGGTGTCAGAGATAGACCTAGGTATGGCAGCGACGGCCATCATATCAACCTGTCTGACCCTAGTCAGATTTTGCCCGTAAGTACCAGACGCCGAGTAACCAAATGGGTCTAACTGACCGAGATGGACTCACCTTAGAAGGATGAAGACGAGGATGAACACACCTCGGCTGAAAACATGTTGGGTTGAGTCATGTTGGGCCGAAAACATGAAGACGAGGATGAGCACCTCGGCCGAAAACATGTTGGGTTGAGTCATCTTGGTGATGCGTCGAGCTGAGGAAGCGAAGGTGAGCGTGGACATCAGCATCCAAGTACTAGTCCCAATGACTAATAACTCCCCCTCCAATATAAATGCCCCTCTCCTCCTCTATTACAGGTAATAAATATCATCTCAATTCTTCTCAGCTGAGCCCTTTAACACTTCAGAAGCTAAGGTATGCATCAAAATGCCATCGAGGAGAAAGCGCCGACCTTCTTTGCCTTTGTTTTTGATGTGCTGCAAGGTTCGAGGTTGGCATTGCCAAATTCTTGCTCACACAACATTCATAATTAAAAGCAGATCAACTATAATCATCACTCAGGTTCCAATTAAATATCTGCACTTCATTCACTATGTAATGAATTTCACAAGTAAGCAGTTATATAACAAATAAGGAAGCCGAGTTCTAAATCATTCTTCGCGCAGCAATGAGAGCAAAGCCCCAGAGTCTAAGCAATTTAGAAACTGTATCAACATATCTAAAGGAAGCTAAACGACCATTCATGAGGGAATAACTCCAACCAGCCAAATCCAAATGATCATATAAATTAGAGCAAATTACTCGAATAGTTATTGAACTTTTTGAATAGTCAAGATTTGACCACTCAATTATTAATAATTTGTTTTTATTTACTCACTTTTTAATCAAATGTGTAAATCTTGGGTTATTCTATTTGATTCCACAGTTAACTCTGCAAGATCTAAGAATCCGCATAATTTATGAGACATACTATTAATAGTTAGATCTAGTAGAATTAATTGTAAAATCAGATGAAATTGTtcaaaatttatacttttaataATTCAACAGATAAAAACATACTATTAATATTTGAGTGACCAAAGCTCCactattcaaaaaatttaattGCTACCCAGATAATTTGCTCTATAAATTACTCATCCACTAAACAGAGTTAGAGTTCTAGTCCCATATCAAAAATCAACAAGTCATCCAATATGTTAGAAGATTTATCCCCAATGAGTTTGTGCGTAAAAACATACGaaattaagaaagaaaaaaaattgaaagctTTAAAAGCTAAAACTCTTTAAACTGTCCTCTAGTGGAGCCGCATCACTTTTTTTGCTCGGTGGATTCAGGGTGTGTTATATAACCTATTACTAAGGGGGtaaaaagaaaactaatttttcatGCCTGCTCATTGAAAAATGTACTATATGAGAAGCATCATGTTCAaccatttttcatatatatcTAGTTGAAATATCATTCTTTGCTCCATGGTACTTGAGAGGTTTCCAATCCTGTGAAAGAggagagaagagaagaaagaatagaCTAATGAGTTGTAAAAGATACATCTAGGATTTAATTAGCAAATAgtaactaaataaataaataaatcagtAAGTTCATAAATGCTAAATAGATAATTGCCGAGATTAATATGAATGAACTTTTTCTTGAAGAACAATTTGAAGACTGAAGGCGGTCACTTCGGATCGTCTTATCCGAAATGGTGGTTCTTCCTGTCACCCAGGATAGATCTCGGCTAGACCTCTGCGACATCTTGTCGGCTTCAGCCTTTATGACCCAGATGGCCGTCGTATCTCGGTTGCACGCGGGTGATGTCAGCTAGCCTGACAGGTCATTAAGGGCCACCACTTTAACTGAAACCCCTAGGACCCTTTATTGGAAATATGCGGGACCACCTGACAAGGTGCCTGAACTACTGTCCCCTGTCAGGAACAGAGGCCGCAGGTGCAGAACAGAATCGTAATCCTCAGGAAGTAGGACCCAGTGGCTTAAACCCACTGTCCTTCCCTCCACTCTCAcactctataaataccccatgTTCACTCCTCACAAATAAGACTACTGTTGCGCTCATACTGTTCATtactctttattttctttctatactgacttgaccgtcggagtgatCTCAGGGGACAAAGCCCCGCCTCTCACTTCGGAACAGCACCCCTGCCTCCTAATTTCACTTCACCGAAAGAGGGAGCTGAATTATGTCAGCTCGGCTACCTAGTTAGAAATCACATCTTCAATTGgtgccgtctgtgggaacgtaACTCTTAAGATGAGACCTACGCGATCTAGGAGTAGAAGAGTTCCCTCTATTGGACCTGAGCCCAGCTCCGCTGCTCAGCAAGACCGTGTATCCGAAGAGCAAGGGTCCCCAAGGGCCCCGCCCACAAACGAAGACGTCATCGCCCGGATGGCCTTGTGGCAGAAAATCCCAACATTTTTTAGAAACTCGGAAGGTACTTCAAGCGGTAAGGGAAGGAAAAAGTCGAATCTTCCAAAAGAAGGTCGGTCAAGTCCCCTGAGATGACCACCGGAGAGGACTCCGATGACGGGCATCCCGCCCGGAGCACTTCGAAACGCGTCTCCTCCAAAGCCACCTCTAGAATCGTGTCCATTTCCAAGGCGTTCTCCCGGGGCTTGCTAGGAAGGTGAACTGAGGCCAAGCCTCGGAAGCCCGAGGGGCTGGCGGCCGATTACATGAAGGTTCCGCCCTTTACCGATGACATCAATGGAGAATTGGTTCCCCCCAACTTCAAGCTCCTAGTATTACAACCCTACGATGGCGGAGGTGATCCCGAGAATCACCTCCATGCCTTCATCTCAGCATTTCGGTTGTACTGCGTCCCCGACGCTGTGGTCTGCCAAGCCTTCCCTATTTTCCTGCAGGGTACTGCCAGGAAATGGTTCTGGAGTCTGGAACCTACGAGCATTTTCTCGCTGGACGAGCTGGTTGATAGGTACATCCACCGCTTCGTATCAGTTTGCCCTGTTACGAAGACCTCGACCTACCTACTGAACATACAGCAGGCTCCCAGGGAGTCTCTGCGTTTATACATGCAGAGGTTCAATGAAAAAAAAGTGCAGATACCTGACCAAAACGAGCAGGTGACCAAAGCTGCCTTCACCAATGGGTTGATCGCGGGAACGTTCCACACCGAAATTCATCGGGACTACCCACGAATGTTTCGAGAACTCTGGGAAAGGGTGGACCGAGATATCCGAAATGAGGACCTGAATCACATGAAACGGGAAGCCCAAGCAGCCCGCACTGGGCAAGACTCCCGAAGGAAGAAAGAGGCAAGCCGAGTCGAACAGGGCCCCAGCGGCTCATCCAACCCATTCCAAGATCGCCggagtgtttttgaaaaaattgcgAATGGGAGGTCGTCCACCTCGGACGCCGATGTAACACCTCTCAACTCCAGCCGGTCTCACATTCTGGCTGTAATGAGACAAAATCACCTCGGTCGAGACCCTCCTGAGATTCTGGGAAGGAGGGAGAAGAAGAACCTCAGCCTCTACTGTGCCTACAACCTGGATGTTGGGCACGAAACCGAGGATTGTAACGATTTGAAGAAAGAAATCGAAAACTTGATCAGGCAGGGATACTTGAAGCAGTTCGTCCGCAAGGATGGAGGATTCAACCGAAGCGCTTCCCACCGGAAAAATCGAGGCTATCGTCGAGAAGACAGGTGGGACACGAAGAGTCATTGCCGTGGGCCTGAAAATCGTGGAAAGGACCAAAGGCCTTCACGAAACGGGTCCCCGGGCTACGGCCCTAACATCGTTGGGGTCATCAACACAATTGCGGGTAGTCCGACGAGAGAGGACAGACAGAACTCCCGGAAACGGACCTACCGTCAAGTCGGTATAGAGGCTGCCGAGCCGAGCTCCAGGCTATCCGAGGTGATCACTTATGGTCCCAGTGACCCTGTTCCTGCCGCCTCCAGCAACCACGAAATCCTCGTGATTGAAGTCCTCACCAATAATTACATAGTCAAGAAAGTCTATGTCGATCCCGGCAGCTCGGTAGACGTCCTGTACTACAAAACGTTTGAAGGCTTGAAACTGACCAAGGAGCAGCTTACCCCCGTCAGGACCCCTCTTGTGGAATTCGGGGGACACGTGGTCCATCCTGATTGGATGGTCTCCCTGATGGTGACCATTGGCCACAACCCCCACTGCCGGACCGTCCCTGTAAGTTTTACCGTGGTCAGAGCCGACTCCCCATATAACATGTTGATCGGTCGGCCCACGC encodes the following:
- the LOC113769059 gene encoding uncharacterized protein LOC113769059; this encodes MKVPPFTDDINGELVPPNFKLLVLQPYDGGGDPENHLHAFISAFRLYCVPDAVVCQAFPIFLQGTARKWFWSLEPTSIFSLDELVDRYIHRFVSVCPVTKTSTYLLNIQQAPRESLRLYMQRFNEKKVQIPDQNEQVTKAAFTNGLIAGTFHTEIHRDYPRMFRELWERVDRDIRNEDLNHMKREAQAARTGQDSRRKKEASRVEQGPSGSSNPFQDRRSVFEKIANGRSSTSDADVTPLNSSRSHILAVMRQNHLGRDPPEILGRREKKNLSLYCAYNLDVGHETEDCNDLKKEIENLIRQGYLKQFVRKDGGFNRSASHRKNRGYRREDRWDTKSHCRGPENRGKDQRPSRNGSPGYGPNIVGVINTIAGSPTREDRQNSRKRTYRQVGIEAAEPSSRLSEVITYGPSDPVPAASSNHEILVIEVLTNNYIVKKVYVDPGSSVDVLYYKTFEGLKLTKEQLTPVRTPLVEFGGHVVHPDWMVSLMVTIGHNPHCRTVPVSFTVVRADSPYNMLIGRPTLNVLRAVYSTYHLSFKFPTPAGVAEVSSDVNAAREYYLATIQVAVTPRAESKAEGKRPNFLSIGYIDPQDARKPSRLEAGDEVEEVVLDDVRPDQVMQVGTSLTSPLREEMINLIREHRNVFAWTAEEVVGVPPEL